Proteins encoded in a region of the Pseudomonas sp. PDNC002 genome:
- a CDS encoding Rid family detoxifying hydrolase: protein MSGYNAVLARNTDDAPKNLGPYSQTVAFSHYNHLSAQLPVDPSTGKLVAGGAKEQAEQCFRNIKAVVQSIDHVMDDVVRVSIFLKDIADADAVRRVYAAYFPSYLPVLTTVAVAALPLGALVQVEALVSNGEGTIPGAPQAGDLIKVAKNTERAPVSPLSSQSVAFSHYNNLSAQLPIDPATGKLVAGGVKEQAAQCLKNIKAILESIDVPFDDIVKITLFVRKLADVAAVNEVYTTFFPDSAIARTVAYVPARTTVEVSALPLDALVQIEAVVSHGDGTPPQLVEDRHGIVIKANNTSAAPRNPLSTQTVAFSHYNHLSAQLPLDPTTGKVVGGGVKEQAGQCLENIKAIVESIDHALADVVKVNIYLKNIDDVGAVDEIYATFFPGGAPARRTVGVSALPEGALVQIEAVVANAEGTPPSK, encoded by the coding sequence ATGAGTGGCTATAACGCAGTTTTGGCAAGAAATACCGATGATGCGCCGAAGAACCTCGGCCCCTATTCACAGACCGTGGCGTTCTCGCACTACAACCATCTATCGGCGCAACTGCCGGTGGATCCGTCGACTGGAAAACTGGTGGCAGGCGGCGCCAAGGAGCAGGCCGAGCAGTGCTTCAGGAACATCAAAGCGGTGGTCCAGAGCATCGACCATGTCATGGACGATGTCGTCCGGGTTTCCATTTTCCTCAAGGACATCGCCGATGCCGATGCGGTGCGCCGTGTGTATGCCGCGTACTTCCCCAGCTATCTGCCCGTCCTGACTACCGTCGCCGTGGCCGCGCTGCCGCTGGGCGCCCTGGTGCAGGTCGAAGCGCTGGTGTCCAACGGTGAGGGCACGATTCCCGGCGCGCCGCAGGCGGGTGACCTGATCAAGGTCGCCAAGAATACCGAACGCGCACCCGTCAGCCCGCTGTCCAGCCAGAGCGTGGCGTTCTCGCACTACAACAACCTGTCGGCCCAACTGCCCATCGACCCGGCCACCGGCAAGCTGGTTGCCGGCGGTGTGAAGGAACAGGCTGCGCAGTGCCTGAAGAACATCAAGGCGATCCTGGAGAGCATCGACGTTCCGTTCGACGACATCGTCAAGATCACTCTCTTCGTCAGGAAGCTTGCGGACGTCGCGGCGGTAAACGAGGTCTACACGACCTTCTTCCCCGATTCGGCCATCGCCAGGACCGTGGCCTATGTTCCCGCACGCACCACGGTCGAAGTGTCGGCGCTGCCCCTGGATGCGCTGGTGCAGATCGAGGCGGTCGTATCCCATGGTGACGGCACGCCGCCGCAATTGGTCGAGGACCGTCACGGCATCGTCATCAAGGCCAATAACACCAGCGCCGCGCCGAGGAATCCGCTGTCGACGCAAACCGTGGCGTTCTCTCACTACAATCATCTCTCCGCTCAGTTGCCCCTGGACCCGACGACGGGGAAAGTGGTGGGCGGTGGCGTAAAAGAGCAGGCCGGGCAGTGCCTGGAAAACATCAAGGCCATCGTGGAAAGCATCGATCACGCGCTGGCTGACGTGGTGAAGGTGAACATCTACCTGAAGAACATCGACGATGTCGGCGCGGTCGACGAGATCTACGCGACGTTCTTCCCCGGTGGCGCTCCGGCACGCAGGACGGTCGGTGTCTCCGCGTTGCCGGAAGGCGCGCTGGTGCAGATCGAAGCGGTCGTCGCCAATGCGGAAGGGACGCCGCCCTCGAAATAG
- a CDS encoding GNAT family N-acetyltransferase: MFTLVNLDTSPPESLKSQVLQMVVDYFSDVSPVPLTPSNPLFQLYQYVIGYEVHLYLQAMSSELDSTARLILALDDEDPSQVLGFALYLRSQDDAEACTLAYLAVQASHRRRGIARALLRQVIAHRPHVELACAASKAPIFEAMGFQLLAAQGPHVLLNTRDHRSDGMVAVQDLSPIYQSKEVRQIHAYLVKQNGRKAMSEAEKKRDRLLDQMAYQAQALVKERFPTIH; the protein is encoded by the coding sequence ATGTTCACCCTTGTAAACCTGGACACATCGCCACCCGAATCCCTGAAGAGTCAGGTTCTGCAGATGGTGGTGGACTACTTCAGCGACGTCAGCCCGGTGCCGCTGACGCCCAGCAATCCGCTCTTCCAGCTGTACCAGTATGTGATCGGCTACGAGGTGCACCTGTACCTGCAGGCCATGAGCAGCGAGCTGGACAGCACCGCGCGATTGATCCTCGCCCTCGATGATGAAGATCCCTCCCAGGTGCTGGGTTTCGCCCTCTACCTGCGGAGCCAGGACGATGCCGAGGCCTGCACGCTGGCCTACCTGGCCGTCCAGGCCAGCCATCGCCGTCGCGGAATCGCCCGCGCCTTGTTGCGGCAGGTGATCGCGCATCGGCCTCACGTCGAGCTGGCCTGCGCGGCGAGCAAGGCGCCGATCTTCGAAGCGATGGGGTTCCAGCTACTGGCAGCGCAGGGCCCGCACGTGCTGCTGAACACCCGTGACCACCGCTCGGACGGCATGGTGGCGGTGCAGGACCTGTCCCCGATCTACCAGTCCAAGGAAGTGCGGCAGATTCACGCCTACCTGGTGAAACAGAACGGCAGGAAGGCCATGAGCGAGGCCGAGAAGAAACGCGACCGCCTGCTCGACCAGATGGCCTATCAGGCGCAAGCCCTGGTGAAAGAGCGTTTCCCTACGATTCACTGA
- a CDS encoding GlxA family transcriptional regulator, which yields MHRIGYLLTDGFQVLSLANQAVFEFANLVAGEPFYSIENFSPAGGLVRSSLGLALETRPLQAPGLADTWIVVGVNDPVASETPSAVLEFVRLAGRQARRTVGVCTGGFILAEAGLLAGRRATTHWAYAQALQKRHPEITVEDDRIYIVDGPFWTSAGMTAGLDLAVGMVEKDLGADVARSVAHKLVMHQHRSGGQSQHSEMLDLAPKSDRIQSALNYARQHLSRPLGVEELASIAHLSPRQFTRVFTAETGQSPAKAIEGLRLEAARLMIEQSRHSLDVVARETGFRDRRHMREAFIRGFGVPPQAVRRDARHVVADRPGTEVAGR from the coding sequence ATGCACCGCATCGGCTACCTGCTCACCGACGGTTTCCAGGTACTTTCCCTGGCGAACCAGGCTGTCTTCGAGTTCGCCAACCTGGTCGCCGGCGAGCCCTTTTACAGCATCGAAAACTTCTCGCCGGCGGGTGGCCTGGTGCGCTCGTCGCTGGGGCTCGCCCTGGAAACCCGCCCACTGCAGGCCCCAGGGCTGGCCGATACCTGGATAGTGGTTGGCGTCAACGATCCCGTGGCGAGCGAGACTCCCTCGGCCGTGCTGGAGTTCGTGCGCCTGGCCGGCAGACAGGCGCGGCGTACCGTCGGCGTCTGTACCGGTGGCTTCATCCTCGCCGAAGCGGGCCTGCTGGCCGGACGCCGCGCGACAACCCACTGGGCCTATGCCCAGGCCCTGCAGAAGCGCCATCCGGAGATCACCGTCGAGGACGACCGCATCTACATCGTTGACGGTCCTTTCTGGACCTCGGCGGGCATGACCGCCGGGCTCGACCTCGCCGTCGGCATGGTGGAAAAGGACTTGGGCGCGGACGTAGCCCGCTCGGTGGCGCACAAGCTGGTGATGCACCAGCACCGCTCCGGCGGCCAGTCCCAGCACTCGGAAATGCTCGACCTGGCCCCCAAATCCGACCGCATCCAGAGCGCGCTGAACTACGCGCGCCAGCACCTGAGTCGTCCGCTGGGCGTCGAGGAGCTGGCCAGCATTGCCCACCTGAGCCCGCGCCAGTTCACCCGCGTGTTCACCGCCGAAACCGGGCAATCGCCGGCCAAGGCTATCGAAGGCCTGCGCCTGGAAGCCGCGCGATTGATGATCGAGCAGAGCCGTCATTCCCTCGATGTCGTCGCCAGGGAAACCGGCTTCCGCGATCGCCGCCACATGCGCGAAGCATTCATCCGTGGCTTCGGCGTTCCTCCGCAGGCGGTTCGTCGGGATGCCCGCCACGTGGTGGCTGATCGGCCTGGAACAGAGGTTGCCGGCCGCTGA
- a CDS encoding SDR family oxidoreductase: MTQSHPGTALITGASSGIGAIYAERLARRGHDLILVARNRERLNALAKRVSDDTGRSIEVVVADLGERADLARVEDLLRTDASISVLVNNAGVGATRPLLESNIDQLEELLTLNVNALTRLTYAAVPGFVARGGGTLINIASIVAIAPEVLNGVYGGSKAFVLAFSQSLRHELAEQNVRVQVVLPGATATDFWGVAGTPLEHLPEAIVMKAEDMVDAALSGLDQGEFVTIPALPEIADLNDYEAARQKLMPNLSRSAPATRYRG; the protein is encoded by the coding sequence ATGACTCAATCCCATCCCGGCACCGCTCTGATCACCGGTGCTTCGTCAGGTATCGGTGCCATCTATGCCGAGCGCCTGGCGCGTCGCGGCCATGACCTGATCCTCGTCGCCCGCAATCGTGAACGCCTGAATGCGCTGGCCAAACGTGTGAGCGACGACACCGGCCGCTCCATCGAAGTTGTCGTCGCCGACCTGGGCGAGCGCGCCGACCTGGCGCGCGTGGAGGATCTGCTGCGGACGGACGCCAGTATTTCCGTGCTGGTGAACAACGCTGGCGTCGGAGCGACCCGCCCGCTACTGGAGTCGAACATCGACCAGTTGGAGGAACTGCTGACGCTCAACGTGAACGCGCTGACGCGGCTGACCTACGCGGCCGTTCCGGGCTTCGTTGCCCGTGGCGGCGGCACGCTGATCAACATCGCATCGATCGTCGCCATCGCCCCGGAGGTGCTCAACGGTGTGTACGGCGGCTCCAAGGCATTCGTGCTGGCCTTCAGCCAATCGTTGCGCCATGAGCTTGCGGAACAGAACGTCAGAGTCCAGGTGGTGCTGCCCGGCGCGACGGCCACCGACTTCTGGGGCGTGGCCGGTACCCCGCTGGAGCATCTGCCGGAGGCTATCGTGATGAAGGCCGAGGACATGGTGGACGCGGCGTTGTCCGGGCTCGACCAGGGCGAGTTCGTGACCATTCCGGCGCTTCCGGAGATTGCCGACCTGAACGACTATGAGGCGGCGCGTCAGAAGCTGATGCCCAATCTGTCACGGAGTGCGCCTGCCACACGCTATCGCGGCTGA